From a single Mobula birostris isolate sMobBir1 chromosome 13, sMobBir1.hap1, whole genome shotgun sequence genomic region:
- the LOC140208543 gene encoding uncharacterized protein codes for MAHQRVHTGEQPSTCSDCGKGFTMSSQLLRHQSVHSEERPFTCSDCGKGFTCSFNLKVHQRVHTGERPFSCSDCGKEFTQLANLQAHQSVHTGEQPFTCSVCGRGFRQSSQLKVHQRVHTGEKPFTCSDCGKRFTQLANLQAHQSVHTGEKPFTCSVCGKGFTQSSHLNVHQRVHCGERPFICSDCGKGFTQSSNLLVHKSVHTGEWPFTCSDCGKGFHFSSQLKVHQRVHTGERPFTCSDCGKRFTQSSTLLKHQSIHSEERPFTCSVCGKGFTRSSDLQIHQ; via the coding sequence atggctcaccagcgagttcacaccggggagcagccgtccacctgctcagactgtgggaagggattcactatgtcatctcagttactgagacaccagtcagttcactctgaggagaggccattcacctgctcggactgtgggaagggattcacttgctcatttaatctgaaggtacatcagcgagtacacactggagagaggccgttcagctgctcagactgtgggaaggaattcacacagttagctaacctacaagcacaccagtcagttcacactggggagcagccgttcacctgctcagtttgtgggaggggattcagacagtcatcccaactgaaggtacatcagcgagttcacactggagagaagccgttcacctgctcagactgtggaaagagattcacacagttagctaatctacaagcacaccagtcagttcacactggggagaagccattcacctgctcagtgtgtgggaagggattcactcagtcatctcacctgaatgtacatcagcgagttcactgtggagagaggccgttcatctgctcagactgtgggaagggtttcactcagtcatccaacctgctGGTACACAagtctgttcacactggggagtggccattcacctgctcagactgtgggaagggattccatttctcatctcaactgaaggttcatcagagagttcacacgggggagaggccgttcacctgctcagactgtgggaagagattcactcagtcatccaccctattgAAACACCAGTCAATTCACAGtgaggagaggccattcacctgctcagtttgtgggaaaggattcactcgatcatctgatctACAGATACATCAgtga